One Pirellulales bacterium DNA segment encodes these proteins:
- a CDS encoding M20/M25/M40 family metallo-hydrolase, with protein sequence MTVWTTGGAVPGVIARKPIHLLTEEERKQVPKIKDLWLDIGTKDKAEAEGLVRVGDPVTFQLGFQPMRNNLANSPAMDDKCGLWVVIEALRRASLKKLNCALFAVSTVQEEIGLRGAQTSAFGIDPQVGIAVDVTHATDCPTVDKKQEGDIVLGKGPVIYRGPNMNPVVVDRLIETAKAGEVPFQLAASGRATGTDANALQVARAGVATGLVSIPNRYMHSAVETISLHDIDRAADLLAGFALRLTGVESFTP encoded by the coding sequence GATGACGGTCTGGACGACCGGAGGCGCGGTCCCCGGCGTGATCGCCCGCAAACCGATTCACCTGCTTACCGAAGAGGAGCGGAAACAGGTTCCCAAGATCAAAGACCTGTGGCTCGACATCGGAACCAAAGACAAAGCGGAGGCCGAGGGGTTGGTTCGCGTCGGCGACCCGGTGACGTTCCAGCTTGGTTTTCAGCCAATGCGAAACAACCTGGCCAATTCGCCGGCGATGGACGACAAATGTGGCTTGTGGGTGGTGATCGAGGCGCTGCGGAGGGCCAGCTTGAAGAAGCTCAATTGCGCGCTCTTCGCCGTCTCGACGGTGCAGGAAGAAATTGGCCTGCGCGGCGCGCAGACGAGCGCCTTCGGCATCGATCCGCAAGTTGGGATTGCCGTCGACGTCACCCATGCCACCGATTGCCCGACGGTCGACAAGAAGCAAGAGGGCGATATCGTGCTCGGCAAGGGACCGGTGATCTATCGGGGCCCGAATATGAACCCGGTTGTCGTCGATCGCCTGATCGAGACGGCCAAAGCCGGAGAAGTTCCCTTCCAACTTGCCGCCAGCGGCCGAGCGACTGGAACCGACGCCAACGCCTTGCAAGTCGCACGGGCCGGAGTTGCGACGGGGCTGGTGAGCATTCCGAACCGTTACATGCACAGTGCCGTCGAGACGATCTCCCTCCACGACATCGACCGCGCGGCCGATCTGCTCGCCGGCTTCGCCCTGCGGCTGACGGGAGTGGAGAGCTTTACGCCCTGA
- the ndk gene encoding nucleoside-diphosphate kinase, protein MEQTFILFKPDCIQRRLVGRVLTRFEDKGLNVVAMKMLPVTPELSRQHYAEHVNKPFYLALEKFITASPVIVAVVEGLEAIRVVREMLGATSGLKAVAGTIRGDYSSSRQMNLIHASDGPEAARREIDLYFSANEIHSYTLTVTPWLRAADEL, encoded by the coding sequence ATGGAACAAACATTCATTCTGTTCAAGCCGGATTGCATTCAGCGGCGCCTGGTTGGCCGCGTGTTGACGCGTTTCGAAGACAAGGGGCTCAACGTCGTCGCGATGAAAATGCTGCCGGTGACGCCTGAGCTGTCGCGGCAGCACTACGCCGAGCACGTCAACAAGCCGTTCTACCTGGCCCTGGAGAAATTCATCACGGCCAGCCCAGTGATCGTGGCAGTCGTCGAGGGGCTGGAAGCGATCCGCGTGGTGCGCGAGATGCTCGGGGCAACGAGCGGGTTGAAAGCCGTCGCCGGAACGATTCGCGGCGACTACAGCTCGAGCCGCCAGATGAATCTCATCCACGCCTCGGACGGGCCGGAGGCCGCTCGGCGCGAGATCGATCTCTATTTCAGCGCGAATGAGATCCACTCGTACACGCTGACCGTCACGCCGTGGTTGCGCGCGGCCGACGAATTGTAG
- a CDS encoding outer membrane beta-barrel protein has translation MVRKSAYLWILSPLALLWPASAVAVGQDVTSSSPVAMSYAGDTPPAPDAKAPEAPAAPAPAAAPAPAADAAASCGCNGGGDDCCKLTCPDQTVKHLFENNCWLKCHDVTVTGWIEAGYATHDGQRNPDGFNGPDGFNDRDDEFQMNQFYTVIQKALKDNDCCWDWGYDVDLLYGTDYRYPVEKGLDANDNGIPRWNSDPRKFYGLSMPQAYLQFGTSKLSYKVGHWYTLLGNEVVPAIGNVFYSHTYTFLYAYPFTHTGVLATFTPNDQLTIVNGIDEGWDTFNDTDENVGYTGQLVFTAKDKHTTLTYSWQYSNEPIVSGGNPGGDPNAREGRFVQSIVL, from the coding sequence ATGGTGCGGAAATCAGCTTACCTGTGGATCCTCTCACCGCTGGCCTTGCTTTGGCCGGCCTCGGCCGTCGCGGTTGGGCAGGATGTGACCAGTAGTTCCCCCGTGGCGATGAGCTACGCGGGCGATACGCCTCCGGCCCCGGATGCCAAGGCGCCCGAAGCCCCAGCCGCTCCGGCTCCGGCCGCGGCCCCAGCTCCCGCGGCCGATGCCGCCGCAAGCTGCGGCTGCAATGGCGGCGGCGACGATTGCTGCAAGCTCACTTGCCCCGATCAAACCGTCAAGCACTTGTTCGAGAATAATTGCTGGCTCAAGTGCCACGATGTCACGGTCACGGGCTGGATCGAGGCCGGCTACGCCACGCACGACGGTCAGCGGAACCCGGACGGCTTCAACGGTCCCGACGGATTCAACGACCGGGACGACGAGTTCCAGATGAACCAGTTCTACACGGTCATTCAGAAGGCCCTGAAGGACAACGACTGCTGCTGGGACTGGGGCTACGATGTCGATCTGCTCTACGGCACCGATTATCGTTATCCGGTCGAAAAGGGACTGGATGCCAACGACAACGGCATTCCCCGCTGGAACAGCGACCCGCGGAAGTTCTACGGGTTGTCCATGCCGCAAGCCTACTTGCAATTCGGCACCAGCAAGCTGTCGTACAAGGTCGGTCACTGGTACACGCTGCTGGGCAATGAAGTCGTGCCGGCGATCGGCAACGTGTTCTACAGCCACACCTACACCTTCCTGTATGCCTATCCGTTCACGCACACAGGCGTGTTGGCCACCTTCACACCGAACGACCAGTTGACGATCGTCAACGGCATCGACGAGGGCTGGGATACTTTCAACGACACGGATGAGAACGTCGGCTACACCGGCCAGCTCGTGTTCACCGCCAAGGACAAGCACACCACGTTGACCTACTCGTGGCAGTACAGCAACGAGCCGATCGTCAGCGGCGGCAACCCCGGCGGCGACCCGAACGCTCGTGAAGGCCGGTTCGTGCAGAGCATCGTGCTCG